Proteins from one Osmerus mordax isolate fOsmMor3 chromosome 21, fOsmMor3.pri, whole genome shotgun sequence genomic window:
- the LOC136965577 gene encoding insulin-like growth factor II: MSSSSLVPVFALTMTLYIVEMASAETLCGGELVDVLQFVCKARGFHFSRPGRASNKRSQNQGIVEECCFRGCDLNLLEQYCAKSERYVSASSLQVIPVMPVLKQEVLKKHHVSSNYKYINWQRKAAQRLRRIVPSILRTRKFRLQGDQVFANEEFMFHAPMMTLLNMTIFSSKNNSNYATVKLSKLRSCYYTVGMKRSTDDVTGSPEKKKLNADDELSIFDSYFESD, encoded by the exons ATGTCTTCGTCAAGTCTAGTGCCGGTGTTTGCGCTGACAATGACGTTGTACATTGTTGAAATGGCCTCGGCTGAAACGCTCTGTGGTGGAGAGTTAGTGGACGTACTTCAGTTCGTCTGTAAAGCTAGAGGATTCCATTTCAGTAGACCTGGTAGGGCCAGCAATAAGCGCTCTCAGAACCAAGGGATTGTGGAGGAGTGCTGCTTCCGCGGCTGCGACCTCAACCTCTTGGAGCAGTACTGTGCTAAGTCCGAGAGATACGtgtcagcctcctctctgcaggTCATACCTGTGATGCCCGTTCTCAAACAGGAGGTACTCAAGAAACATCATGTGTCCTCCAACTACAAGTACATCAACTGGCAGCGGAAGGCGGCCCAGCGCCTTCGGAGGATCGTCCCCTCCATACTGCGGACCAGGAAGTTCCGGTTGCAGGGGGATCAA GTCTTTGCCAATGAGGAGTTCATGTTCCACGCACCCATGATGACGCTGTTAAACATGACGATTTTCTCCAGCAAGAACAACAGCAATTACGCCACTGTCAAGCTATCTAAGCTGCGAAGCTGTTACTACACT GTTGGTATGAAACGATCTACAGATGACGTGACAGGTAGCCCTGAGAAAAAGAAACTCAACGCTGATGACGAACTGAGCATATTTGACAGCTACTTTGAGTCGGATTGA